A genomic window from Vitis riparia cultivar Riparia Gloire de Montpellier isolate 1030 chromosome 16, EGFV_Vit.rip_1.0, whole genome shotgun sequence includes:
- the LOC117933248 gene encoding CCR4-NOT transcription complex subunit 1-like: MLFSSLISSQIRFLLHGLNDSNFDSVVRELCQFIEYGYEASILLLQTCLDHMNFHGGDMNDMQLKPDVLAAIFRYLLDKPNFSTVLCEALRSSVIGEGFLGEFCNVLQFSVSEKIGLGLALADSENGDVRTSGQNFCMRQIEKLCGNPASIDSHEKIQKIIMFLYQSEGLSKHVDSFMQMLSLMEFKERPPFILAPLLSDDLHEDSFSRNLDLFYDFSENEFDSILAEMENDTSMADIMRELGYGCTLSTSHCKEVLSLFLPLSEVTLSRILSTIARTHAGLEDNQNSYSTFCSAIGSGALSDSSCLSCWNVDVLVDSIKQLAPGINWTLVMENLDHEGFYFPNEGAFSFFMSIYACACQDPFPLHAVCGSVWNNVDGQISFLRYAVAAPPETFTFAHSIRKLAYTDALHGQELPHGQANQAWLSLDLLDVLCQLAERGHAGSVRLMLEFPLKHCPEILLLGIAQINTAYNLIQREVSSTVFPMIIGNVMGSGVILHLWHSNPKLVVHGFLDFIKSDQGNMVTILDLCQELKILSSVLEQIPFHFSIRLAALASQKEYASLDKWLNDCLRTHKDVFFEECLKFLKEITFDAADDVSANSFQHSGAGMNINEETSSIFWKVLQANTDQIASKQLSEELKSLHRASMHVSPRLQNVGASDSSTSDVYTNDIEAEANSYFHQIFSGQLTIDSMIQMLARFKESSDRREQSIFECMIQNLFEEYRFFPRYPEKQLKIAAGLFGSLIKHQLVTHLTLGIALRGVLDALRKPTDSKIFTFGTKALEQFLDRLIEWPQYCYHILQISHLRGTHPELVAFIERALARTSSSHSESNGGNNSSTDPHSGSAPATLENVEVPDSSWQLLGSRTTQPGQQTLSPLPAQQRHQGFLGDRHKTSASLINYGRPILPPTGHASNVSTSDALGSQKLVVSQSLQTVSSQTATGVSAAVSSSTGLLHPSRSIASTSMLRQPSYNTGFGSALNIETLVAAAERRDTHIEAPTSEVQDKISFLINNIASANIEAKAKEFTEILDEQYYPWFARYMVMKRASIEPNFHDSYLKFLDKVNSKTLNKEIVKAAYENCKVLLRSELIKSSSEERSLLKNLGSWLGKFTIGRNQVLRAREIDPKSLIIEAYEKGLMIAVVPFTSKILEPCQSSLAYRPPNPWTMAILGLLVEIYALPNLKMNLKFDIEVLFKNLGVDMKEVKPTSLLKDRVREIEGNPDFSNKDVGASQPQMVSDINPGIMSTLSQVELQPDIVNSSHPGGHLNVMTQVCNIGFVYLVLSSCFFL, from the exons TTTATTGAATATGGATATGAGGCAAGTATTTTGTTGCTCCAGACATGCTTGGATCACATGAATTTTCATGGGGGAGACATGAATGACATGCAACTCAAACCTGATGTACTAGCTGCAATCTTTAGATATTTATTGGATAAGCCAAATTTCAGTACCGTGCTTTGTGAAGCATTAAGAAGCTCAGTTATTGGTGAAGGATTTCTTGGAGAGTTCTGTAATGTGTTGCAGTTTTCAGTGTCTGAGAAAATTGGCCTTGGTCTTGCTTTGGCAGACTCAGAGAATGGTGATGTTAGAACAAGTG GGCAAAATTTCTGCATGCGTCAGATTGAGAAATTGTGTGGTAATCCTGCTTCTATTGATTCTCATgagaaaattcagaaaattATTATGTTCCTATATCAGTCAGAGGGCCTTTCCAAGCATGTAGACTCATTCATGCAAATGCTGTCTTTGATGGAGTTTAAAGAAAGGCCACCATTTATATTAGCTCCATTACTTTCAGATGATTTACATGAGGACAGTTTTTCAAG GAATTTGGATTTGTTCTATGATTTCAGCGAAAATGAGTTTGATAGTATTCTAGCAGAAATGGAAAATGACACAAGTATGGCTGATATTATGAGGGAACTTGGTTATGGATGCACGCTTAGTACTTCTCATTGTAAAGAGGTCTTATCTCTTTTCTTGCCTCTCTCTGAAGTCACTCTCTCAAGAATACTTAGCACAATTGCCCGCACGCATGCTGGCCTTGAGGATAATCAAAATTCGTATTCAACATTCTGCTCTGCTATTGGTAGCGGCGCCTTATCTGATTCTTCATGCTTGAGCTGTTGGAATGTTGATGTCCTTGTAGATTCCATTAAGCAACTT GCTCCTGGAATCAATTGGACTCTTGTAATGGAAAATCTAGACCATGAAGGCTTCTACTTTCCCAATGAGGgggccttttcttttttcatgtcCATTTATGCCTGTGCATGTCAG GATCCCTTTCCACTCCATGCCGTATGTGGGTCTGTCTGGAATAATGTTGACGGCCAGATCTCTTTTCTAAGATATGCTGTAGCAGCCCCACCAGAAACATTTACCTTTGCACATTCTATTAGGAAACTG GCATATACCGATGCACTGCATGGTCAGGAGCTTCCGCATGGGCAGGCAAACCAAGCATGGTTATCTCTTGATCTTTTAGATGTGTTGTGTCAACTAGCTGAGAGAGGCCATGCTGGTTCAGTGCGACTGATGCTTGAGTTTCCTCTTAAACACTGCCCTGAAATTCTACTTCTTGGGATTGCACAAATTAAt ACTGCCTATAATCTTATCCAGCGTGAGGTATCTTCCACTGTTTTCCCCATGATTATTGGAAATGTCATGGGAAGTGGTGTTATTCTTCACCTTTGGCACTCTAATCCCAAACTTGTAGTGCATGGATTCttggattttattaaaagtgaTCAAGGGAACATGGTTACAATTTTGGATCTTTGCCAAGAGCTAAAG ATTCTATCATCTGTGTTGGAGCAGATTCCATTCCATTTTAGCATTCGGCTGGCTGCACTAGCTTCTCAGAAAGAATATGCAAGTCTCGATAAATGGTTGAATGATTGTCTAAGAACTCATAAAGATGTTTTCTTTGAG GAGTGTCTCAAGTTTTTGAAGGAGATAACCTTTGATGCAGCAGATGATGTCTCTGCCAATTCATTTCAACATTCTGGTGCTGGAATGAATATAAATGAGGAGACAAGTTCAATCTTTTGGAAG GTCCTCCAAGCTAATACTGATCAGATTGCCTCTAAACAGCTCTCTGAGGAGTTGAAAAGTTTGCATAGAGCATCTATGCATGTTAGTCCTAGGCTGCAGAATGTTGGGGCTTCAGATTCATCGACATCTGATGTTTACACGAATGATATAGAGGCTGAGGCAAACTCTTATTTCCACCAAATATTTTCTGGTCAGCTGACCATTGATTCAATGATTCAAATGCTTGCACGTTTCAAGGAATCTTCAGACAGAAG GGAACAATCAATATTTGAGTGTATGATACAAAACCTATTTGAGGAGTACAGGTTCTTCCCTAGGTATCCAGAAAAGCAGCTTAAGATTGCGGCTGGTCTATTTG GTTCTCTGATAAAGCACCAGCTTGTGACTCATCTCACGCTTGGTATTGCTCTTCGTGGAGTGTTGGATGCATTGCGCAAACCAACAGATTCAAAA ATATTCACTTTTGGAACAAAGGCTTTGGAGCAGTTTCTGGACCGGCTTATAGAGTGGCCACAATATTGCTATCATATTTTGCAAATATCTCATTTACGTGGTACTCATCCAGAGCTTGTTGCATTTATTGAACGAGCTCTTGCTAGGACTTCGTCTAGTCACTCTGAATCAAATGGGGGCAACAATTCTTCAACTGATCCCCATAGTGGTTCTGCTCCAGCTACTTTGGAAAATGTGGAG GTGCCTGATTCATCATGGCAACTTTTAGGATCTAGGACCACACAGCCTGGACAGCAGACCTTATCTCCACTACCAGCACAACAAAGACATCAAGGGTTTCTTGGTGACAGGCATAAAACATCTGCATCTTTGATTAATTATGGGAGACCAATTCTACCTCCCACTGGTCATGCTTCAAACGTTTCCACAAGTGATGCACTTGGCAGTCAAAAG TTGGTTGTCTCTCAGTCCTTGCAAACAGTGTCGTCACAGACTGCTACTGGTGTTTCTGCAGCCGTGTCTTCCTCAACTGGTTTACTTCATCCTTCCCGAAGCATTGCATCAACTA GCATGCTTAGACAACCTTCATATAATACAGGGTTTGGTTCTGCTTTGAACATTGAAACGCTTGTTGCGGCAGCGGAGAGAAGAGATACACATATAGAG GCTCCTACATCCGAAGTTCAGGACAAGATATCAtttttgattaataatattgCGTCTGCAAATATTGAAGCTAAAGCAAAGGAATTCACTGAGATTTTAGATGAGCAGTACTATCCATGGTTTGCCCGGTACATGGTGATGAAAAG AGCAAGCATTGAGCCCAACTTCCATGACTCATACTTGAAGTTTTTGGACAAAGTTAATTCAAAGACATTGAATAAGGAGATTGTAAAAGCTGCTTATGAGAATTGCAAG gTTCTTTTGAGATCCGAGCTTATAAAATCAAGTTCTGAAGAACGCTCTTTGCTAAAAAATCTGGGAAGTTGGCTTGGAAAGTTTACCATAGGCAGAAATCAAGTACTCAGGGCTCGAGAAATAGATCCCAAGTCTTTGATAATAGAG GCATATGAGAAGGGCCTGATGATTGCTGTGGTCCCATTTACCTCGAAG ATTTTGGAACCTTGCCAAAGCAGTCTTGCCTATCGGCCTCCCAATCCTTGGACCATGGCAATTCTTGGTTTACTTGTTGAGATTTATGCATTGCCAAATCTTAAAATGAATCTTAAGTTTGACATTGAG GTCCTGTTTAAGAACCTTGGTGTGGATATGAAGGAAGTAAAGCCGACTTCTCTTCTCAAAGATCGAGTTCGGGAAATAGAAGGAAACCCTGATTTTTCTAATAAAGATGTTGGGGCATCTCAGCCACAAATGGTTTCTGATATTAACCCTGGAATCATGTCCACATTGAGTCAAGTTGAGCTACAGCCTGATATTGTTAATTCATCTCATCCCGGTGGCCACTTAAATGTAATGACTCAGGTTTGTAACATTGGTTTTGTTTACTTGGTTCTGAGCAGTTGctttttcctttaa